Proteins from one Akkermansiaceae bacterium genomic window:
- a CDS encoding UvrB/UvrC motif-containing protein → MKKVCLCDTCANERGVTDPTGFSLADMLLGGVPGGPGTAPVGQHYTAVTGGKQCPVCSFTLDDLRRVRRFGCAECYNVFRDDLNPMLRGMHKGVSHVGKVPEGLMAVQYRTQRLEELRSKLDQAISSESYEEAAGIRDEIRNLEVVQG, encoded by the coding sequence ATGAAGAAAGTCTGCCTGTGCGATACCTGCGCCAATGAACGCGGAGTCACGGATCCCACCGGCTTCTCGTTGGCGGACATGCTGCTGGGTGGCGTACCGGGCGGTCCTGGCACGGCACCGGTGGGACAACATTACACGGCTGTCACAGGCGGGAAACAATGCCCTGTCTGTAGTTTCACCCTGGATGACCTGCGCCGGGTGCGTCGTTTTGGCTGTGCGGAGTGCTATAATGTCTTCCGCGACGACCTGAACCCCATGCTGCGCGGCATGCACAAGGGGGTCTCCCACGTCGGAAAGGTTCCGGAAGGCCTCATGGCCGTGCAGTACCGGACCCAACGGCTGGAAGAGCTGCGCTCGAAACTGGACCAGGCCATTTCCTCCGAAAGCTACGAGGAAGCCGCGGGCATCCGGGACGAGATCCGCAACCTGGAAGTAGTGCAGGGATAA
- a CDS encoding TatD family hydrolase, with translation MKYIEPHGHMVSRTTDDYEKLALSGCEALCEPAFWAGFDRSSADGFHDYFRQLTEYEPKRAAKYGIKHFCWLCINPKEADDPVFAREVMSLIPQFINKPNVLGIGEIGLNKNTRSELTIFEEHVQIALDHDLPVLIHTPHLEDKLKGTKLILDSLANFSKIDRSKVIIDHVEEHTISHVLEQGYWAGMTLYPESKCSPNRAIDMLEIYGDERLWLNSACDWGHSDPLSVPKCALEMKRRKHSAEQIEKILFGNPKAFLSQCPNFAL, from the coding sequence ATGAAATACATCGAGCCACACGGCCACATGGTCAGCCGGACGACGGATGACTACGAGAAACTCGCTCTCTCCGGCTGCGAGGCGCTTTGCGAACCCGCGTTCTGGGCGGGCTTCGACCGCTCCTCCGCGGACGGATTCCACGACTACTTCCGCCAGCTCACCGAGTATGAACCGAAACGTGCCGCGAAATACGGCATCAAGCACTTCTGCTGGCTGTGCATCAACCCGAAGGAAGCGGACGATCCGGTCTTCGCCCGGGAGGTGATGTCCCTCATCCCGCAGTTCATCAACAAGCCGAACGTGCTCGGCATCGGCGAAATCGGACTGAACAAGAACACCCGCAGCGAGCTGACCATCTTCGAGGAACACGTCCAGATCGCCCTCGACCATGACCTGCCGGTCCTGATCCACACGCCCCACCTGGAGGACAAGCTCAAGGGCACGAAGCTGATCCTCGATTCACTGGCGAATTTCTCAAAAATCGACCGCTCGAAGGTCATCATCGACCATGTGGAGGAACATACCATCTCCCACGTGCTGGAGCAGGGCTACTGGGCGGGCATGACCCTCTATCCTGAGAGCAAGTGCAGCCCGAACCGTGCGATCGACATGCTGGAAATCTACGGCGACGAGCGGCTGTGGCTGAACTCCGCCTGCGACTGGGGCCACTCCGACCCCCTTTCCGTGCCGAAATGCGCGCTGGAGATGAAGCGCCGGAAACACAGCGCGGAGCAGATCGAGAAGATCCTTTTCGGGAATCCGAAGGCATTCCTGAGCCAGTGCCCGAACTTCGCCCTGTGA
- a CDS encoding sugar phosphate isomerase/epimerase, with protein sequence MKFAICNETFRHHDFEGTCAEARRHGYTGLEVAPFTLGDVSAIAPEKASALGRIVRDHDLEMVGLHWLLAKTEGYHLTDPSAEIHRRTFDYARHLTDVCQGMGGNIMVWGSPLQRSLDPSWDRSAAEERFIHFFQRLSPHLAAAGVTIAFEFLGPAETNFINTAAETISLLEKIGSPNVRLHLDVKAMSSDVRSIPEIVRTSLPWTAHFHANDPNLRGPGMGEVDFNAIAAVLKEENYGGWVSVEVFDTTVEPDFLAGESIRNLRSAFA encoded by the coding sequence ATGAAGTTCGCCATCTGCAATGAAACTTTCCGCCACCATGATTTCGAAGGCACCTGCGCCGAGGCCCGCCGCCATGGATATACCGGGCTGGAGGTGGCGCCATTCACCTTGGGTGACGTCTCCGCCATTGCTCCGGAGAAGGCCTCCGCACTGGGCAGGATCGTCCGTGACCATGACCTGGAGATGGTTGGCCTGCACTGGCTGCTGGCCAAAACGGAGGGCTACCACCTGACGGATCCATCCGCGGAAATCCACCGCCGCACCTTCGACTATGCCCGCCATTTGACGGACGTCTGCCAAGGGATGGGCGGCAACATCATGGTGTGGGGCAGCCCGCTCCAGCGGTCACTGGATCCATCATGGGACCGCAGCGCGGCGGAGGAGCGTTTCATCCACTTTTTCCAGCGCCTCTCCCCCCATCTGGCCGCCGCAGGGGTCACCATTGCCTTCGAATTTCTGGGGCCTGCGGAAACGAATTTCATCAACACAGCAGCGGAGACGATTTCCCTGCTGGAGAAGATCGGCTCTCCCAATGTCCGGCTCCATCTGGATGTGAAAGCCATGTCTTCCGACGTCCGTTCCATCCCGGAAATCGTCAGGACCTCCCTGCCATGGACCGCCCACTTCCACGCGAACGACCCGAACCTGCGCGGTCCTGGCATGGGCGAGGTGGATTTCAACGCCATCGCCGCCGTGCTGAAGGAGGAAAACTACGGCGGCTGGGTGTCCGTCGAGGTGTTCGACACCACGGTGGAGCCGGATTTCCTTGCGGGAGAAAGCATCCGCAACCTGCGCTCTGCCTTTGCCTGA
- a CDS encoding ATP-dependent Clp protease ATP-binding subunit — MNNFTPRAQQVLALARKEADRFNHSYVGTEHLLLGLIKLGQGVAVNVLERMGLELEAVRMEVEKEVGSGPPQKATGNIPYTPRVKKVLALANKEAKALNHSYVGTEHLLLGLLREGEGVAARVLKRLDVDIQRTRNEILAEIDPNFSPEDHDDDEDDDEDDADGTFEDESSSAPESGPGEGEGKTKTPALKAFGRDLTKIARESGLDPVIGREAEIERVIQILCRRTKNNPVLIGEAGVGKTAIVEGLAQEIASGNVPEILRDKRVVTLDLALMVAGTKYRGQFEERIKAVMDEIRKVKNVILFIDELHTIVGAGSAEGAMDASNIIKPALSRSELQCVGATTLNEYRKYIEKDAALERRFQQVKVDEPSVDDAIKILQGLQEKYESHHKAKFTPEAIEASVKLTSRYLTGRFLPDKAIDVLDEAGARARIGTMTRPPSIKELEGKIDQINRDKVAAIAEQDFEKAASLRDDEKNAKKELEETLRNWRASSEETIVTVTDDDIMAVVSKWTGVPLRRMEQKETEKLLKMEDELKGRVIGQDEAVVAISKALRRSRADLKDPRRPIGSFLFLGPTGVGKTYLARNLAEFMFGDAEALIQIDMSEYMEKFTASRLIGSPPGYVGYEEGGQLSEAVRRRPYSVVLFDEIEKAHPDVMNLLLQILEEGTVTDSLGRKIDFRNTIIILTSNVGASTIKRQTSLGFGAMNEDNADFEGMKEKILEESKRYFKPEFLNRLDDLVVFHMLEKKDLNQIVDLEVSKLTKRLREKNISLTLAQEARDLLAEKGFDPAYGARPMRRAVERFLEDPLAESLLRGDVKPGDMVNVIRKEGSEELVFQSSRPEEPEIEPDGAGV; from the coding sequence ATGAATAACTTCACTCCACGTGCCCAACAGGTTCTCGCCCTGGCCCGCAAGGAAGCGGATCGTTTCAACCATTCCTACGTAGGGACGGAGCACCTGCTCCTGGGACTCATCAAGCTCGGCCAGGGCGTGGCCGTCAACGTGCTGGAGCGCATGGGCCTCGAGCTGGAAGCCGTGCGCATGGAGGTGGAGAAGGAGGTCGGTTCCGGCCCGCCGCAGAAGGCGACCGGGAACATCCCCTACACCCCCCGCGTGAAGAAGGTGCTCGCCCTTGCGAACAAGGAAGCGAAGGCGCTCAACCATTCCTATGTCGGCACGGAACACCTCCTGCTCGGCCTGCTCCGTGAAGGGGAGGGCGTCGCCGCCCGCGTGCTGAAACGGCTGGATGTGGACATCCAGCGCACCCGCAACGAGATCCTTGCGGAGATCGACCCGAATTTCTCACCGGAAGACCACGACGACGATGAGGATGACGACGAGGACGATGCCGATGGCACCTTTGAGGACGAAAGCTCCTCCGCTCCGGAATCCGGCCCGGGTGAAGGCGAAGGCAAGACCAAGACCCCGGCGCTGAAGGCCTTTGGCCGCGACCTCACCAAGATCGCCCGCGAGAGCGGACTGGACCCGGTGATCGGCCGTGAGGCGGAGATCGAGCGCGTGATCCAGATCCTGTGCCGCCGGACGAAGAACAACCCCGTCCTCATCGGTGAAGCCGGTGTGGGCAAGACGGCGATCGTCGAGGGCCTGGCCCAGGAGATCGCCTCCGGCAATGTGCCCGAGATCCTCCGCGACAAGCGCGTGGTGACGCTCGACCTCGCCCTGATGGTGGCGGGGACGAAGTACCGCGGCCAGTTCGAGGAGCGCATCAAGGCCGTCATGGACGAGATCCGAAAGGTGAAGAATGTCATCCTTTTCATCGACGAGCTGCACACCATCGTGGGCGCCGGTTCCGCCGAAGGCGCGATGGATGCGTCCAACATCATCAAGCCCGCCCTCAGCCGTTCCGAGCTGCAGTGCGTGGGTGCGACGACCCTCAACGAGTACCGCAAATACATCGAGAAGGACGCCGCGCTCGAGCGCCGCTTCCAGCAGGTGAAGGTGGACGAGCCGTCCGTCGATGACGCGATCAAGATCCTCCAGGGGCTCCAGGAAAAATACGAAAGCCACCACAAGGCGAAGTTCACCCCGGAGGCCATCGAGGCATCCGTGAAGCTCACCTCCCGCTACCTGACCGGCCGTTTCCTGCCGGACAAGGCGATCGACGTTCTCGACGAGGCCGGCGCACGCGCCCGCATCGGCACCATGACCCGCCCGCCGTCCATCAAGGAACTGGAAGGCAAGATCGACCAGATCAACCGGGACAAGGTCGCCGCCATCGCGGAGCAGGACTTCGAAAAAGCCGCATCGCTGCGTGACGACGAGAAGAATGCGAAGAAGGAACTTGAGGAGACCCTCAGGAACTGGCGCGCCTCTTCGGAGGAAACCATCGTCACCGTGACGGATGACGACATCATGGCCGTGGTCTCGAAGTGGACCGGTGTCCCGCTGCGCCGCATGGAGCAGAAGGAAACCGAGAAGCTCCTCAAGATGGAGGACGAGCTCAAGGGCCGCGTGATCGGCCAGGACGAGGCGGTGGTCGCCATTTCCAAGGCGCTGCGCCGCTCCCGTGCGGACCTCAAGGATCCACGCCGCCCGATCGGTTCGTTCCTCTTCCTCGGACCGACCGGCGTCGGCAAGACCTACCTCGCCCGCAACCTCGCCGAGTTCATGTTCGGTGACGCGGAGGCGCTCATCCAGATCGACATGTCGGAATACATGGAGAAGTTCACCGCCAGCCGCCTGATCGGTTCGCCTCCGGGCTACGTCGGGTATGAGGAAGGCGGCCAGCTTTCCGAGGCGGTGCGCCGCCGTCCGTATTCGGTGGTCCTTTTCGATGAGATCGAGAAAGCCCATCCGGACGTGATGAACCTGTTGCTCCAGATCCTGGAGGAAGGCACCGTCACGGACTCGCTGGGCCGGAAGATCGACTTCCGCAACACCATCATCATCCTGACCTCCAACGTCGGAGCCTCCACCATCAAGCGCCAGACCTCCCTCGGCTTCGGTGCGATGAACGAGGACAACGCCGACTTCGAAGGGATGAAGGAGAAGATCCTGGAAGAGTCCAAGCGCTACTTCAAACCGGAGTTCCTCAACCGTCTGGATGACCTGGTGGTCTTCCATATGCTCGAGAAAAAGGACCTCAACCAGATCGTCGACCTGGAGGTTTCCAAGCTCACCAAGCGCCTGCGCGAGAAGAACATCTCCCTCACGCTGGCACAGGAAGCACGCGACCTGCTGGCGGAAAAGGGCTTCGACCCGGCCTACGGCGCGCGCCCGATGCGCCGTGCCGTCGAGCGCTTCCTCGAGGATCCGCTCGCGGAATCCCTGCTCCGCGGGGATGTGAAGCCCGGCGACATGGTCAATGTGATCCGCAAGGAAGGCAGCGAGGAACTCGTGTTCCAGTCGAGCCGCCCGGAGGAACCGGAGATCGAGCCGGACGGCGCGGGGGTCTGA
- a CDS encoding PKD domain-containing protein: MHRFRAFFLPILLLLAVGLIVFLRPDRDITSTKAPARLPSQQVISTEILSHPDLAEWTDPQRTRKSPSTGELPRLLELAKERSATMKRLISTAPQQALEAAITPARYDALPEELKPWFERPFAQTATLRVTPVCAPGVNLEPDRVLEMDGLNWSASVYGWRKGQNSKQDAPLVGITLDGVAAISDGFFQIVPRDEEAHASALPMGNFHPDHDFQTGEPLGGSPVVATMGGKQYRFSSTASLEETNLQLAALETFPAPKTGANVVFAAPAPAAGGGIDWAAAKAEVKIQASVWTETDKKVFCIRVDFSNLTGAASTQTELANLMNGPVASSLLEMSYGKTTINATVSEATVRMPQPTGFYAPSKNTELHADAIAAYKTANGANSLNGYDIVVVHFASIGMQGGGIAYAGYADLNAERQWLQGTLYSGVTIHEFGHNYGIGHASFWKTTNGTVTGTGDSEEYGDHTDIMGEGPDPAGHFHMQAKQFLNWYPTGNDNWVNATTSGSGTRRIHRFDSAGTTGTIRGVRVTKSNTPAGVDYYWVGYRPGLSTLPTFQNGAYVLWQRPSETRSWLIDTTPNSAQGKDDSAVAIGRTYSDTTADVHITPTGKGGTGADQWLDVNIQLGPFPGNTAPTATLTGSPTVVTRTSASFSVEALDANGDPLSYFWDFGDGNLGGNSSSITHQWVNSGTYTVTVTVSDMKGGTISRSQSITVTDPLDTWTTRVSGSNTSTYFDVAAGGGRVVAVGQSVGAYRTSTDGTTWTAATVGGGITVNTHLYTIIHDGSQFIAGGMDHDNGWKGVILTSPNGTTWTRRHFNGQKVTGLAAGTGVMVAVGEAGAMWRSTDSITWTPVTSGTSLNFSDVAFGGGRFIAGAGDMSQEPFPRVVLTSADGLTWTNTTATTGLPHLSEIAEIEYIDGRFIASGWNAGIRKSTDLGVTFPAVESSFKSLTGIAYGNGIYLAVGVDPSNGRADINMASTDGETWTLLATTAQSDRNDLVFFNNTFITVGADGTIRQSGTIAPALTGFAAWAQIHFPDSPPLSGPNDDYDGDGVKNLAEYATGTDPKNAGSRAAITAVKQGATLVLTIPRDPTVTGVTITGTTSSTLGGWTTTGVTVLEDSATQYRASIPVGSGKGFLRAEFSVP, from the coding sequence ATGCACAGGTTCCGAGCCTTCTTCCTGCCCATATTGCTGCTGCTTGCCGTCGGACTCATCGTCTTCCTCCGTCCTGACCGCGATATCACCTCCACCAAAGCACCGGCACGCCTCCCCTCCCAGCAAGTCATTTCCACGGAGATCCTTTCCCATCCGGATCTGGCGGAATGGACCGATCCACAGCGGACGCGGAAATCCCCGTCCACCGGGGAACTCCCGCGCCTGCTGGAACTCGCCAAGGAACGGTCCGCCACGATGAAGCGGCTGATCTCCACCGCGCCGCAACAGGCGCTGGAGGCCGCGATCACACCGGCCCGTTATGATGCGCTGCCGGAGGAACTGAAGCCATGGTTCGAACGCCCGTTCGCCCAGACCGCCACCCTGCGGGTGACGCCGGTTTGTGCTCCGGGAGTGAACCTGGAGCCGGACAGGGTGCTGGAGATGGACGGGCTGAACTGGAGTGCCTCCGTCTATGGCTGGAGAAAGGGCCAGAACTCCAAACAGGACGCTCCCCTGGTGGGCATCACGCTGGATGGCGTGGCTGCGATTTCGGATGGATTTTTCCAGATCGTGCCACGCGATGAAGAAGCGCACGCTTCAGCACTCCCGATGGGGAATTTCCATCCGGACCACGACTTCCAGACGGGTGAACCGCTTGGCGGAAGCCCGGTGGTGGCAACCATGGGCGGGAAGCAATACCGATTCTCCAGCACGGCTTCCCTTGAGGAGACCAACCTGCAACTCGCCGCGCTCGAGACATTCCCTGCTCCGAAGACAGGAGCGAACGTCGTTTTCGCAGCTCCCGCACCCGCCGCAGGTGGAGGGATCGATTGGGCCGCAGCAAAAGCGGAGGTGAAAATCCAGGCGAGCGTATGGACGGAAACGGACAAGAAGGTCTTCTGCATCCGCGTGGATTTCTCCAACCTGACCGGCGCTGCTTCCACGCAGACGGAGTTGGCGAATCTGATGAATGGACCGGTGGCCAGCAGCTTGCTCGAAATGTCCTACGGTAAAACCACGATCAATGCCACCGTCAGCGAAGCGACGGTCCGCATGCCGCAGCCGACCGGCTTTTACGCTCCGTCCAAGAACACCGAACTGCACGCGGATGCGATCGCGGCCTACAAGACTGCCAACGGAGCCAACTCCCTCAACGGCTACGACATCGTGGTGGTCCACTTCGCTTCCATCGGCATGCAGGGCGGCGGCATCGCCTACGCCGGCTATGCGGATCTCAACGCTGAAAGGCAGTGGCTCCAAGGGACACTCTACTCCGGAGTGACCATCCACGAGTTCGGCCACAACTACGGCATCGGGCACGCCAGCTTCTGGAAAACCACCAACGGAACCGTGACCGGAACCGGCGACTCGGAGGAATACGGTGACCACACCGACATCATGGGCGAAGGCCCTGACCCGGCGGGACACTTCCATATGCAGGCGAAGCAGTTCCTCAACTGGTATCCCACGGGCAACGACAACTGGGTGAATGCAACCACCTCGGGCTCCGGCACCCGCCGCATCCACCGTTTCGACTCCGCCGGCACCACCGGTACGATCCGCGGCGTCCGTGTGACCAAATCAAACACCCCCGCGGGCGTGGATTACTACTGGGTGGGTTATCGCCCGGGCCTTTCCACTCTGCCGACCTTCCAGAACGGTGCCTACGTCCTCTGGCAGCGTCCGTCCGAGACCCGTTCCTGGCTCATCGATACCACCCCCAACTCGGCGCAGGGCAAGGACGACTCCGCCGTGGCGATCGGCCGGACTTACTCGGACACCACCGCCGATGTGCACATCACCCCCACCGGCAAGGGAGGAACAGGTGCGGACCAATGGCTGGACGTGAACATCCAGCTCGGCCCGTTCCCGGGGAACACCGCACCCACCGCCACCCTCACGGGTAGTCCCACCGTCGTGACACGGACCTCCGCTTCCTTCTCAGTCGAAGCGCTGGATGCGAACGGAGATCCCCTCTCCTACTTCTGGGACTTCGGCGATGGCAACTTGGGCGGCAACTCCTCATCCATCACCCACCAGTGGGTGAACAGCGGCACCTACACCGTGACGGTCACCGTCTCCGACATGAAAGGCGGCACCATCTCGCGCAGCCAGTCCATAACTGTGACCGACCCGCTGGATACCTGGACGACCAGAGTATCGGGCTCCAACACGTCCACCTACTTCGACGTGGCGGCGGGCGGCGGGCGGGTGGTGGCGGTAGGACAAAGCGTCGGAGCTTACCGCACCTCCACGGACGGGACCACCTGGACCGCAGCCACCGTAGGGGGAGGCATCACCGTCAATACCCACCTCTACACCATCATCCACGACGGTTCCCAGTTCATCGCTGGTGGCATGGATCATGACAACGGTTGGAAAGGTGTCATCCTCACCTCACCCAACGGCACGACATGGACCCGCCGCCATTTCAACGGGCAAAAAGTAACCGGACTGGCAGCGGGAACAGGCGTGATGGTGGCCGTCGGCGAAGCCGGGGCAATGTGGCGCTCCACCGACTCCATCACCTGGACACCGGTCACCAGCGGAACGAGCCTGAACTTTTCGGACGTCGCCTTTGGCGGCGGCCGCTTCATCGCAGGGGCCGGCGACATGTCCCAGGAACCGTTTCCGCGTGTGGTGCTCACTTCCGCCGATGGCCTGACATGGACCAATACCACCGCAACTACCGGCCTTCCCCACCTCTCGGAGATCGCGGAAATCGAGTATATCGACGGGCGCTTCATTGCCAGTGGATGGAATGCCGGCATCCGCAAATCAACCGACCTGGGCGTCACGTTCCCGGCGGTGGAAAGCAGCTTCAAGAGCCTGACAGGCATCGCATATGGCAACGGTATCTATCTGGCTGTGGGTGTTGACCCGAGCAATGGAAGAGCCGACATCAACATGGCCTCCACGGACGGCGAGACCTGGACGCTCCTTGCCACCACTGCACAGAGCGACCGGAATGACCTCGTCTTCTTCAACAACACCTTCATCACCGTCGGTGCCGATGGCACCATCCGCCAGTCCGGAACCATCGCCCCCGCCCTCACCGGCTTCGCGGCATGGGCGCAGATCCACTTCCCCGACTCTCCTCCTCTGTCCGGACCCAACGATGACTACGATGGCGATGGCGTGAAGAACCTGGCGGAATATGCCACCGGCACGGATCCGAAGAATGCCGGCAGCCGCGCCGCCATCACGGCGGTGAAGCAGGGAGCCACGCTGGTCCTCACCATCCCCCGTGATCCCACCGTTACGGGTGTGACGATCACCGGCACCACCTCGTCCACCTTGGGCGGCTGGACAACAACCGGTGTGACCGTGCTTGAGGATTCCGCCACCCAATACCGGGCCTCCATCCCGGTTGGCTCCGGAAAAGGCTTCCTGCGGGCGGAATTCTCCGTTCCGTGA
- a CDS encoding protein arginine kinase → MRFSTLIKHPADWMTGGVGDHCAVLTSRIRLARNLRNQPFPGWAKRDQRAAALDILRPAVEALPAMKDAFSQELGDLTSVQKQVLVERHLISREHAARGDGSGAVIERRQTFSLMLNEEDHLRMQAIRPGLQLSAAFEGLSALDTELESSLEFAFDPSLGYLTTCPTNLGTGLRASAMLHLPGLVLSDQIGQVLQAVNKIGLAVRGLYGEGTESLGNLYQISNQSTLGESEETIIRRLERVISQVAQHEQNAREKLLEDDPEMVADKIGRAYGVLRHAYIIDSKEALNHLSLLRLGGNLGFFPAETGLLCDALLMDIQPAHLQLHTGRKLSPEERDSIRAQIVRSRLQSLDSPDNRILSKEGEKPSEPPTPESYE, encoded by the coding sequence ATGCGATTTTCCACACTCATCAAACATCCCGCGGACTGGATGACCGGCGGGGTGGGGGATCACTGCGCCGTTCTCACGTCGCGCATCCGCCTCGCACGGAACCTGCGCAACCAGCCTTTCCCGGGTTGGGCGAAGCGTGACCAGCGGGCCGCCGCCCTGGATATCCTGCGCCCGGCGGTGGAAGCGCTGCCGGCGATGAAGGATGCCTTTTCCCAGGAACTGGGGGATCTCACCTCCGTGCAGAAGCAGGTGCTGGTGGAACGCCACCTCATTTCCCGCGAGCACGCCGCACGCGGGGATGGATCCGGTGCGGTCATCGAGCGCCGCCAGACTTTTTCCCTCATGCTGAATGAGGAGGACCACCTGCGCATGCAGGCGATCCGCCCCGGCCTGCAGCTCAGTGCCGCCTTCGAGGGTCTTTCCGCCCTCGACACCGAGCTGGAAAGCTCACTGGAGTTCGCCTTCGACCCGAGCCTCGGTTACCTCACCACCTGCCCGACGAATCTGGGCACCGGCCTGCGTGCCTCCGCCATGCTCCATCTGCCGGGGCTGGTGCTGAGCGACCAGATCGGCCAGGTGCTCCAGGCGGTGAACAAGATCGGCCTCGCGGTCCGCGGCCTCTATGGCGAAGGCACCGAGTCCCTCGGCAACCTCTATCAGATCTCCAACCAGTCCACGCTCGGCGAGAGCGAGGAGACGATCATCCGCAGGCTGGAGCGGGTCATTTCCCAGGTGGCGCAGCACGAGCAGAACGCCCGTGAGAAGCTGCTGGAGGATGATCCTGAAATGGTCGCTGACAAGATCGGCCGGGCATACGGCGTGCTACGGCATGCCTATATCATCGACTCGAAGGAAGCGCTCAACCATCTCTCCCTGCTCCGCCTCGGCGGGAATCTCGGATTCTTCCCGGCCGAAACGGGCCTGCTTTGCGACGCCCTGCTGATGGACATCCAGCCGGCCCACCTGCAGCTCCACACCGGGCGGAAACTTTCTCCGGAAGAACGTGACTCGATTCGTGCACAAATCGTCCGCTCCCGGTTGCAATCTCTAGATTCCCCTGATAATCGTATTCTATCAAAGGAAGGGGAAAAACCTTCCGAACCTCCCACACCTGAATCGTATGAATAA
- a CDS encoding aminopeptidase P N-terminal domain-containing protein yields MRVEPIDPELFAANRARLRGMLKSGSIVIIHSNDIYPTNADGTMAFRQQNDLFHLTGIDQEETILILMPDAPESRDREILFVRETSAEIAIWEGEKLTKEEAALRTGISRIEWTGNFQGILHRLVPQVDHIYLATNEHLRAVVEVETRNARFIKECQLRYPLHRYERLAPLMHRLRMVKQPQEISIISKACAITEAGFRRSLDFIRPGVGEWEIEAEFMHEFLRRGSKGFAYTPIIASGTGACVLHYIKNDRICRDGDLILMDVAAEYAGWNSDMTRTVPANGRFSPRQRAVYDAVLRVLRAANQLLRPGVHPADYQKQILSIMEAELIHLGLIDAAEAKEQGPDKPLVKRYFMHGTSHHLGLDVHDVAPPGETVAEGMVFTIEPGIYIREEGLGVRLENNVLIGKDSNTDLMASIPIEAEEIEELMAGGR; encoded by the coding sequence GTGAGAGTGGAACCCATCGATCCGGAGCTGTTCGCCGCCAACCGCGCCCGCCTGCGTGGAATGCTGAAGTCCGGCAGCATCGTCATCATCCACTCGAACGACATCTATCCCACGAACGCGGATGGAACCATGGCGTTCCGCCAGCAGAACGATCTTTTCCACCTCACCGGCATCGATCAGGAGGAGACCATCCTCATCCTGATGCCGGATGCCCCGGAAAGCCGGGACCGGGAGATCCTGTTCGTCAGGGAGACCAGCGCGGAGATCGCCATTTGGGAAGGGGAGAAGCTGACGAAGGAGGAGGCCGCGCTGCGGACGGGGATCTCCCGCATCGAGTGGACGGGAAATTTCCAGGGCATCCTCCACCGGTTGGTGCCGCAGGTGGATCATATCTATCTGGCGACGAACGAGCATCTGCGGGCCGTGGTGGAGGTGGAGACGCGGAATGCCCGCTTCATCAAGGAATGCCAGCTCCGCTACCCGCTGCACCGCTACGAGCGGCTGGCTCCGTTGATGCACCGCCTGCGCATGGTGAAGCAGCCTCAGGAGATTTCCATCATTTCAAAGGCGTGTGCCATCACGGAAGCGGGATTCCGCCGCTCGCTCGACTTCATCCGTCCGGGTGTGGGGGAGTGGGAGATCGAAGCCGAGTTCATGCATGAGTTCCTCCGCCGGGGATCGAAGGGATTCGCCTACACCCCCATCATCGCCTCCGGGACGGGGGCCTGCGTCCTCCACTATATCAAGAATGACCGGATCTGCCGGGACGGGGATCTCATCCTGATGGATGTGGCCGCGGAGTACGCGGGCTGGAACTCCGACATGACACGCACCGTGCCTGCCAACGGAAGGTTCTCTCCACGGCAACGCGCCGTTTATGATGCGGTTCTGCGTGTCCTGCGCGCGGCGAACCAACTGCTGCGCCCGGGGGTGCATCCTGCGGACTACCAGAAGCAGATCCTGTCCATCATGGAGGCGGAACTCATCCACCTGGGACTCATCGATGCGGCGGAGGCGAAGGAGCAGGGACCGGACAAGCCGCTGGTGAAACGCTACTTCATGCACGGCACCTCCCACCACCTGGGACTGGATGTGCATGATGTTGCCCCCCCCGGAGAAACGGTGGCGGAGGGCATGGTCTTCACCATCGAGCCAGGCATCTACATCCGGGAGGAGGGGCTGGGGGTGAGATTGGAGAACAATGTCCTCATCGGAAAGGATTCCAACACCGACCTGATGGCATCCATTCCCATCGAAGCGGAGGAGATCGAGGAACTGATGGCGGGAGGCCGTTGA